The DNA segment ATGAGCAAAGCGGAACCATTTAAGACTtgttacacgcgtttttctacatTAAAAATCTCCTTTCGCGCTTCCTAACTTAGATAATACTAATTTACGGTATTAAAGGAAAGATATATACCAATTAACTGCTTTTCCAAAAATTTCTAAACGCTTTACATTCTTACCACGTTTCACACGTCAATTGTAAAAGCCACTTCCAAGATAAGTTGCAAGTAGTGAAAGCTCTTACTACTTTCTCTTAAAGGTGTACGTATTTGGTCATGATCTTGGGAAAACTAGAGCAAGTAAATGAAAGTGACGAAGTCTTAACTGACACACGCACACATTCGTGATAAACACataaattttattatcaattaattaattattgcaGGCCTGATGTTAATAATACGAACGAATTCTTGGTTTTTTCCAGTCACGCAGAAGTTGAGTAGTATAGCGTCGTTGTGAGTCAAGATTTTAGCGTCGATACAGTGCACCgagtaattttgaaatttatgcaCGTCATTGTATCGTATAATCGTGCACCGTTTTATACTTTTATACCGGGATTTAGATCCTTTTCTATAGTATGGAGCTTTCGAATAAACGGACCGTTTCGTTGACCgttatatttttcaattataTTCATTTCGTTGCACGTTACTCGGAATTAGAATATGTTTTCTTGTAGGAACATCGACAGTGGTAATAAAACCATGAGCGATACCGAAGAAGCGTTCGTGTCGAAACCAAAGCTTCCACGAACGCCGCCGTAATTAGAGATTCTTCGTAACAACGCTTTGGAAGGAAGGAAAAGGATAAATGCGCAAAAAATCGTACTGCCAatgtgaatttttttaataattttattttagacaACATATCAACAATTATGATTTTAATTAACATtaaataattgtataataaatatgtacaAAATATAACATGTCCATCACATTTGTCGCGTAGAAGAAGTGTTAATAATAACCAGAGTATATACTTCCATGGCCAGGGATGTATCCACTACTGCTTCGGTATCTTCTAAGTATGGGGCTGTCCGCGTAACTGTTACCATTGAAACTGCTGTGTAAACTAGACATTGAAGGATAACCAATGGGTGAACTGCTCGGGTAGTTCATGTAGCTCGGTTTGCTCTTGTAACTCGCAGCAATTTTATTAAGATACGACGGTCCGCCGAGATAAGCTTGACCTCCGTAACTGCTCGGTCTGCTATCCTTCAACGCTGGTGACTTTCCACTGCCCTTGCCATAGTTGCTAAATAGATAATCAGCGTCCAGGTCCTTGGAAAGATAATTCAAGCCCGCGCTGGGGGCATAGTCGCTTACGTATTTATTGTATTTGTTGACTTTCCCTGAACTGTAAGGGCCGCTGGTTCCTCGAAGCCCGCCGAAAGGGCTGCTCGCAGAAGTCGACAAATACGAGGTAGACGCGTAATCGCGTCCCATTGTTCCGTGGTTCCCGCGAACATAACGCATATCAGTGTGAAGGGGGTAAGAGTCGGTCGCGTACTTGTTACCGCCTCCCATTCCAAAGACACCCTCCTTGTGCTTTCCGTACGAATAATCATTGGCTGGACTGTTGAACAAATTCGAAGGTTCTCTACCGAAGGCTTGCTCGCTGTCCGTGTAATCCGACGCGTGACTTCTAAAAGCATCCCCAGAATATTCTCTAAACGCAGAACTCTCAGGAGCCACGCCGGTGAAGCTCCCCACGGTCGAGGCGCCGGGCAGATTATCCGAGAATCTCATGTAGGCAGAAGTCTTATGCTTGTTGCTGGAGAACTGACCGAAGTCGGATCCCGTTTGGTCGTTGCTCTGCGCTGCATAGCTGTCGAACGTGGTGTCCCCGTTGCCGTTGCTGGTCGTGAAACCGTCGAAAGAAGACTGGGCTGGATCGCTACTGAAGTAAGAACTCGTGCCTAGGTTTTCGCGGCCGCTGCTGGAAAATCCTTGGAACCCACTCTCGTGGGAACTTGGAGAAAATCCGCTGTAAGTGCTGGTTCTTAAACTTTCTTCGAGGCTTCCTTGGCTCCTGCTGTTGGCCGAGTGTCCGCTGTTTCCGCCAGCGTAAAAGTCCGTGGTTTCTCTGTGACCGTCTTTGATGGCGTTAGTATTGTAATCGAAACCGTTGCTGTCGCCTCTGATGGAGTATTCTGCGATTGAAGGGCAAAAGCAATGAGTAAATCATATATTACACTgttgtaaaaataataatgaacTACGTATTTTAGGACGGACAGCGAGGAAAGTTTGTACATTTATTATGATCTTGCACCGAAGAATATATTAATTGCTACTTACTGGTAGTTGCCGGTTCCGCGTGCACCAACAAGATGCAGCCGAAGATTATTGAACTCTAGAAGTAGAACAATTTCACCATAAATGGATACTCACACTGCAACGGGCAAATAATCTGCCCAATTTTACTGACGAAATTACTCTAAAACGTTTATGCTGTGCCAGGACTCGAAGACTGACCGGGACGTAAAAACAACGAAGAATCGAGGAATATCGAAAAAGAATGTAAACGAAAAATAGAGATTGAATGGTACTCACGAGCGAAATTATATTCGCCATGATAAGGGATGTCTGGATTCGAGTTACGAACTATGTCCTACCGTGCCGCGGAGCAAAGGTTTAACTTTACCAAATTGTAACTACACACATACTGGCATGCGAATCTGCTCCTTACTGTTTTATACTCCTAGGAATCCCTCCTCGTCCACAAAAAGGTAAAAGCGATCTTGATGTGCACATACTGATAGGACATTGGTTGATACTCGACCATACAGAGCAGGGAGAAAGAGTCAACCTGATTTAACTCTTCACTTTTACGGGGAAAGCAATGGGTCAGTCGTGCGTCTGACTATTCAGTGAACTACGAGGAGCATGACCTACCTAGACACAATTAGACTTTTTAATAGACGCAGAAAAGTGTCCCTTTCACAGAATATTAGAAAACCAAGTTGGAACGTAACGTAGAACTTATCATTACATAGCGCGGTAATAACGACTGTAATCCAACAGAggatccccccccctccccctcctttCTGCAGGAGAATACAGGTCATTGCGATGTTCCAGTTAATATTTCCCAATTTTCATAATCGGATAACGGCCGGTCTCGCACGCGAACGCGTGCACTTTCGAACTTTTCACGTCTTTAGTTAAAGATTAACACGATTCGAGAGATCCTTACCGACTTATAGACTCTCGTAAATATGTTGCCCCGATTTCTATGCATTACTATTGCCAAGGATATCGTACGTATATTTGTTACGGTGGGTGGGTAACTTTCCTTCGTCGGGACGAGACGCGAGGAACACGAAGGCAAACAACGTAACGTCTTCTCGCGGAATGCGACCTCAATAACAAGAATTAAGCATAACTTAAaacatattatttaattaactATCTTCCGTTTAGGTCTACGTTAAGTATATTTGTATATTATgaatattgttaacaaatttacGACCTCTCCTTGTTAGTAAACAGTCCTGGTAAACGTGCcttgaaaattataaatatcgtAATGATTAGTAATTTTAAGTTCCATctgtaaatttaaataatctaCGTTGCACAATTTCATTGTTACAGTAACATCAGGACCATCCATCACCGTTGTTCGCACGCGATCTTATTTCAGCGATATCGCTGGAACGAAGACTTAAGGCCAGCCTACTTAAAACCCGACGTGTTTCTATTTTAAAACGCAGTCATAGAAAATGCTCGAGAAGATCTCGCTTCAGGATCGAAATTCGTAAACATCGGAAAGACTGCTTTGCTCGGTTTACATCCCGCATAAAACGCACGAGTACCTTGAATACCAATCGCCTTTCGTCCGAAAGAAAGTTTCGCGGGGCTCCCTAAAAAATACGACGGATCTTCGTCAAGGATTTGGGTTAAATTTCGATGTAATCTGATCGCTAAATCGGTACGATGCGACGATAACCTCGATATTGATCTCGAATTAacacataataaaaattataatagaatgaaagatatacagagtgttcggccacccctggaaaaaattttaatgagggattttagaggccaaaataagacgaaaatcaagaataccaatttgttgatgaaggctttgttaaacagttattaacgtttaaagttccgaccgtactgaatttttttctcgaaaatgcgcaagatttcgggggtatgtctattcaccaaaaatgattataagtgacccctgcaactaaaaataatttttccagaacgatttgaaatttttgaatttaattgttaataactttttaacgaagcctccatcaacaaattggtattcttgatttacgtcctattttggcctctagaatcctctattaaaatttttcccaggagtggccgaacaccctgtatattgttgtTGAGTCAGTGTAAAAATTAATTGTAGATGTAAAGCTTGAGGCATCCTTTGTACATATATTGTATATTGTTCGAAGCGAAAGGGTTAAGGCAGTGACCTCAAACGATCGAGACGGTAGTACATGTGGATCGCGAACGACGCAGAAAAATGATTGCATGTTATGCCAGGACACGAAAGCCGGAATGACGCTGCGTATGCACCCTTGTCATTACCTTTCGCAATGCTTTCTACTTTCCGCACACGCGCGTCATTAAAACGTACGTCGGCCGTGAGTCAATCAGGTGAATTCAAATACGTTAATGACAATGACCTAGGACACTCCTTAGTCATCCTGCTCGCGTACTTACGCCAACGTGCATTCGAGCGTGTGTGCATGAGAGAGAAAATCCTTTAAGTTCGTTTAAACAATGCCCGTGTACAACGAATTTCGTTGTTAAATGATATCGTAAAAACACGATAAGTATTATTATACTCTATTGTTCTGCTACCACGTATCGAAGTACAATACCATTTCAAGGGGTCATCACATGATCGCGAAAAGGTAAAAGTCGCGCACGCGTAACAACGAGTAGCGTTAGTCGGCATGCAGAAAGTAAAATGAAAATGGAAAGTGGACGCTAAATTAATTCCAAGCGGTCGCTTCTTTGATGTCGATGAATATAAATCATTGCATCTGTGAATTATACGCGGCGCTATGTTTCCTTGTTAAAGTCATTTCTACGTTTCAGACGATcctctttaaaaagttattgcggGGCCAGAAACTTGATATTTTTCTGGTAACTCTGTTTAGGAATTCGATCGAAATCGAGCGGAAAATTAAGAACGATTAACGTTTATCGCTGCAAATAAAATTGTCGAAGGAATGCAGCACGTTTAATAAACGAGGGATAATTAGGTGAGCACCAATGTGTTACACTTTCGAGGCCAGACAGATTTCTGATACGAAAGTGGAAAAGGTATGTGGTAATACCAGTTGTAGCGGTACTCCGTATACCTAATGTTCCCTTAATGCGACAATAGGTTGCTTTGAAACCATAATTAGACATGGCGATGTTTGAAATTTACGCCAATGGAATTGTTTTGCGAGTTGCGTGTGCGTACGATATGCTATGAGAACGCTAATTAAAGATACAATTCTTGTACAGTTCAACTCCATTTATATGAACACAACAGGGAACAAGTAATTCATATAATAAGAGTCCACCGATTATCCTCACTACTTTTAACTTTTCCTACTTTCCAGTAATTTTTTAGGAATGTCCAACGAAGAAAACGTAGACATTCCAGCAAAAATACTTGCTTTTGTCGCAAGAAAGGCAGTTCGAATGGAGTAAATTGAACAGCCTTCTTAGCTATTTACAAATAAATGAACGAAAAGTATGATGCAGTTGTAACATCGAAAAAGAATGAAAATCTCaagtttaaattaaatatttgaaagAAACCCGCGCAAAGTTTAAGTGAAACGATAACAAAATGAAACCCACGTTTTACGAATCGATTCTCGTGTAAAAGAAATCGATTCTCGAgcatgcaagagtcgattaaaagAAATCGACCTTACGTAGAAAGTCGATTCAGAATCGAATGGTTCGATTTTATGCATGGAACACTATTCGGGATAGTCTATCCCCACGAACGAGACAAATTGGTTTTCTGCGATGAGATCAACTATACAACACGTCCGTTGCACTAAATTAAGAAATCCAAAAAAGTGGTCACATATGTCCTCTCTGTCGCAGTAAATTACGATCGTTCCGTGAACAATAACAGAGTCTTGTTTGGCTGATTAAACGAACGACCATGTCTAGTAAGTACTCCAATAACAAACATGCAAAATGTACGTTGCGTGGATTTCATATGACGCGTACTTCGATTCTGGCAACCTTGACCGTGCCAAGTTGCTCAGTGTTCgacataaaaatacaaaaaatcatATTTTGTAACATTACAAACAAAAGAGAAATACTAGACTTTATAGACCGGACGTAATTAATTTCTTAAGCATACGTAAATTTAATTGAGAAACTTTtatgttattttaatatttgagaAATTTAGCAGACATGACCAATATTGAAAAACAACTTTTTTCAATGTTATCATGTGTATTTTCATACAGTTAGTTAAAAAAAACAAAGCATAAATAGCACATTTAAGTGGAAGAAAGATaacaataattttctttttcagTTAGTATTATAATACCATTGAACAATTTAGCCTATCATTATTTCCCTACCACAAAATCTCGTCTTAATGTGAGCATACAAGCTGCTCATGATGCAAGAATTTGTTTGCGTACTCATTTGGGCTCAGATTCCAACATGTATGAGGTATATCTTTGCATCTTCATGAAGCTATAATTTTCTCAATACTTTAAGATGAAATAGAGATCATTGTTATAACTACAGATTATTTTTGGAGGATGGGGAAACACAATGTCTGCGATAAGAAGGAATGGTCAAAACCCTAATGTTGCAGAAGCTGAAACCAAAGACATACTACACTCTGAGCATGTGTGCCCTTTTTGGATAAAGTGAGGAATTCAAACTTAGCAGTTCTTAATTTTGTTCATTTAATTACTTGTAAGCAACATCGCGATTTcacatatatttaaaatacacgCGTAGTCGTCTGGAAATCAATTTagtttatttaatataatagaaatgtATTTAGAATTACATTTGTGATCTGATATTGATTAGATGGACGTGCGACGGATGTTTGAGCGTCGGTCACCAAAATGAAGAAAGTTTTATGTCGTTTAAAGATAAAAATCCATTTGCTTTGAATTATATAGGAGTAAATACGGCATGGGACACTACCGGTGAATTTTTTATAGAAGGTACGTTTCGAAGACTCGATATACAAGATTACGGCCGAATAAGACTATTAACGTACCTGCCGTTTTCAGAATCCAAGCACACGGCTGTAGTTAGTAGACATCATTTGGCGAATACTTGCCATTATTGGGTAGATTATAACGAATCACTTGGTTTTCCACAAAATGCTGCAGTAGCCTCGGAAGATGGTTTGTACATAGGTCGTACGCATCACAGAGATTCAGTCACACCTGGTGGCATTAGAAATAATATATGTACAATTGTATGGGGGGGTGCTTCTTAcaataaaaaacaatttcaagTATTATGCGTTAAAAACATAAGCTGGGTACGCTCGTGGGGAGGAAGTATTCCGTTAAATGCGCTTCCGGCTGGTGAAACGGAAGACGGATATGACCTTTATATAGGAAGAGTTTTGTACGAAGGTGTATATTATATAGGAAAAATACAACCAAATCATCAAGTATGTTATATACCCGTAGACGGTCAAGAAGAACCTTGTTTAGTCTACGAAGCTTTGGTTATTTGTGATACTTATGTCGCGGAATATGTCGAAAGATAAACTGTTTCTTctagttaaatatatatttatttttaatacaaaatattcaaatatttttattgtacgCGCTTATACAATTACTCTACGACCAATAAAACCAatgtgtacatttaaaaatgaataagaaatgtTATTAAAGCAAagttaaaattatattgtaccgtttgttctgcaaaaattttaatctaaTTGTCTATATTTCGTACCATAAAGTTTGGATATTATTTCTTTcgtattttgtatttttgtcATAATTGTCATAGTTTTAAACTTATGCTTTAGGTCAGCGGTTCTTAACCTTTCTTTTTCTACGAATATGAAAGATAGTTCATAaatgattttgaaaattttattcgttattcgcgaataaaattgtcCAACTCTATACCCatagaatatattaatataGTTTGGCTACTGAACCTGGAAATTTCTTCCATCGGAGACGCAACGAAGTTCTCATGTAATCGTCACAACAATTTTGTAGTGGGGGCAGGCTTGTCGAACAGCAACACTGATGTCGAACCACCTTTCTTCTCAGTAATGTCAGTGGCGAGAATTTAGTAACAGTTTCAACGACGCGTCCCGCTTAAGAGTACGTTGCTCGTACGTTGCTTTCTAAAAGGGCAATGCTACGATGAGTACTTTCATGTGTTCAGTGTTAGTGTTGGCGTTTATAAGTAATTCGTTCACTTCAGCATGTAAGTAGACTTTATTGCTAATTATCGGAAACTGTTTCCTCCGAAGATGCAATCATTTTACGAGATGATTCAATGCAGCCAAGCCCACTTTGCAACATGGCGTAGTGGAGTTAACTTATAACAGACTTACCGAGACAAGAACAGACATTCCAATTCGTAATTTTTCATGCGATTAACGCGTGTATTAACATGCAATTCGAATATCATTGTATTGTTTGTAACTTTGACACATTACGCTCGCGAATACATGGTATTAAATTGTTGCAGCGTTTTGTGATTACATTATTCGATTAACAGTTTACGCGAAACAAATAAATACAGTACACACGTATATCGAACCCTATTAAAATATTAGTACTGAAGATAATTTTAGTTAATATTAAACGTTAGTCCATATAAACTGTGTTATTAATTGTCCTTCAACTTTTATTTAGATGATGAATGTAACCAACCACTTTTGGATAAAGCTCAGTTAAGAGCCACATCTCAGTTGCCTGAAAGGGGTCCATACAATGCCAGACTTAATGGTAAAGTTTCCTTCCAATTTTCTTGTAAATCTCATAATGCACTTCTCCATAGATATACATTGGATAATGTTTCTTATGTTAATTGTATTCGTAAAAGTATAGAAATATTCTACTGTCGGTAGTTTGTTGCTTGCtatctatatatttttatactttgAAGAAGTATACAAGGAATCTGTAACTATTATTAAGATTGCTTTTCTTCATCTGTATTGTAAATTCTGTTTAAGAGAGAACACTAACTTTATGGCAGAAAAACTGTTGATATTCTGGAATAGTTTTCAATgtctaatataaatattttgtatctatattgaatgatttagtgccaAACAGCATTCAACTGATGGTGTGCTTGGGTTCTACTTGCACTAAAGCTTTTGTTATATGTGGTGTCTCATCTAAATCAGGCCACCTGAATATACAATATAACATAAAtgatacaaaaaatattttacatgtaatttaaatgttttattgCATGTAAGTGCATATCTTTTGTTGCTGCATCTTATAACTGATGTTAAACAGCCTCTTACTATCTGTTTCTTAATAACTTAAAGGAAAGTAAATGATCTTAAATTGTTTAGATATCTTAAACCTTTCACATAATTTCAGATAGTAAACATGTTTATTTACATTCACAGGTTCCTGTTTGTCATCTTTGTCTTTAAAGCCCTGTAATCTCACCTATCACAGAACTGGAATTTCCTGTTCAATGTGGTAGAATGACTTCTTTTGCCATCTTAATggtcaaaattaataaaacgttcctttaaaaatattgatttgcATAAGAATGGCAAACTTTTTAAAAAAGAAGTCTAAGTTTTcctgaaaaaaattgaatccTTAACATTTTTATATAGTTCAACTTTCATTGTTTAATTTTggaaaaaatgtatttaaagttTTAAAAAGAACTGGCAAACGTTTTCGGTAATATTTAGAATATCGCATCGGTGGTTTTGACCGTCATTGTTAAAGtgtaaatatttcgaaaaaatgcaaaaaataTCAACCTTTTGAAACTATAAAGATAGTGTTCCCGCTTAATAACAATCCAGGTAGTGTATTACATATTTCGTACGTGGCTGTATTTCTAAACGAAGATACAAATAATTAGAAAGCCCGAACGCGTTAAAAGGGGCAT comes from the Colletes latitarsis isolate SP2378_abdomen chromosome 7, iyColLati1, whole genome shotgun sequence genome and includes:
- the LOC143343557 gene encoding uncharacterized protein LOC143343557 translates to MANIISLSSIIFGCILLVHAEPATTKYSIRGDSNGFDYNTNAIKDGHRETTDFYAGGNSGHSANSRSQGSLEESLRTSTYSGFSPSSHESGFQGFSSSGRENLGTSSYFSSDPAQSSFDGFTTSNGNGDTTFDSYAAQSNDQTGSDFGQFSSNKHKTSAYMRFSDNLPGASTVGSFTGVAPESSAFREYSGDAFRSHASDYTDSEQAFGREPSNLFNSPANDYSYGKHKEGVFGMGGGNKYATDSYPLHTDMRYVRGNHGTMGRDYASTSYLSTSASSPFGGLRGTSGPYSSGKVNKYNKYVSDYAPSAGLNYLSKDLDADYLFSNYGKGSGKSPALKDSRPSSYGGQAYLGGPSYLNKIAASYKSKPSYMNYPSSSPIGYPSMSSLHSSFNGNSYADSPILRRYRSSSGYIPGHGSIYSGYY
- the LOC143343311 gene encoding uncharacterized protein LOC143343311 isoform X1 yields the protein MSISIIIPLNNLAYHYFPTTKSRLNVSIQAAHDARICLRTHLGSDSNMYEIIFGGWGNTMSAIRRNGQNPNVAEAETKDILHSEHVCPFWIKWTCDGCLSVGHQNEESFMSFKDKNPFALNYIGVNTAWDTTGEFFIEESKHTAVVSRHHLANTCHYWVDYNESLGFPQNAAVASEDGLYIGRTHHRDSVTPGGIRNNICTIVWGGASYNKKQFQVLCVKNISWVRSWGGSIPLNALPAGETEDGYDLYIGRVLYEGVYYIGKIQPNHQVCYIPVDGQEEPCLVYEALVICDTYVAEYVER
- the LOC143343311 gene encoding uncharacterized protein LOC143343311 isoform X2, whose translation is MSAIRRNGQNPNVAEAETKDILHSEHVCPFWIKWTCDGCLSVGHQNEESFMSFKDKNPFALNYIGVNTAWDTTGEFFIEESKHTAVVSRHHLANTCHYWVDYNESLGFPQNAAVASEDGLYIGRTHHRDSVTPGGIRNNICTIVWGGASYNKKQFQVLCVKNISWVRSWGGSIPLNALPAGETEDGYDLYIGRVLYEGVYYIGKIQPNHQVCYIPVDGQEEPCLVYEALVICDTYVAEYVER